A single window of Mycobacteriales bacterium DNA harbors:
- a CDS encoding pirin family protein has protein sequence MELRRAGERFATRTDWLDSRHCFSFGPHYDPANTHHGLLLVSNDDVVRAGTGFRTHPHRDMEIVTWVLSGELEHTDTLGNAGVIYPGLAQRMSAGTGIWHSEMNPRGDADVRFVQMWVRPDTASVAPSYQQLDVNAALDRGGLQPIASGRGHDGAIAIRQRDAVLWAGRLRSGETVLVPDDRHVHVYLARGTAALEGAGALAEGDSARLVAAGSPRLTAGDAGAEVLVWATA, from the coding sequence ATGGAGCTGCGGCGGGCGGGCGAACGGTTCGCGACCCGGACGGACTGGCTGGACTCGCGGCACTGCTTCTCGTTCGGGCCGCACTACGACCCGGCGAACACCCACCACGGCCTGCTGCTCGTCAGCAACGACGACGTGGTGCGGGCCGGCACCGGCTTCCGCACGCACCCGCACCGCGACATGGAGATCGTGACCTGGGTGCTCTCCGGCGAGCTGGAGCACACGGACACCCTCGGCAACGCCGGCGTCATCTACCCGGGCCTCGCCCAGCGGATGAGCGCGGGCACCGGCATCTGGCACTCCGAGATGAACCCGCGCGGCGACGCCGACGTGCGGTTCGTGCAGATGTGGGTGCGGCCGGACACCGCGTCGGTCGCGCCGTCGTACCAGCAGCTCGACGTCAACGCCGCCCTCGACCGCGGCGGCCTCCAGCCGATCGCGTCCGGGCGCGGCCACGACGGGGCGATCGCGATCCGGCAGCGGGACGCGGTGCTCTGGGCCGGGCGGCTGCGGTCCGGGGAGACGGTGCTGGTGCCGGACGACCGGCACGTGCACGTGTACCTCGCCCGGGGGACGGCGGCGTTGGAGGGGGCGGGCGCGCTGGCGGAGGGCGACTCCGCGCGCCTGGTGGCGGCCGGCTCGCCGCGACTGACCGCCGGAGACGCGGGCGCCGAGGTGCTGGTCTGGGCGACGGCGTAG
- a CDS encoding plastocyanin/azurin family copper-binding protein, with amino-acid sequence MSLLRLGVAALAAAVALPACAAAEARGRAEVVLDVHWSRFSTGAVTVPRGVPVRFVVRNADPIAHELIVGDQGVQERHEQGTERHHGARPTEVDVPAGETVETTITFDTAGTQFFACHLPGHYAYGMRGLIQVTR; translated from the coding sequence GTGAGCCTCCTGAGGCTCGGGGTCGCCGCGCTGGCCGCGGCGGTGGCGCTGCCCGCGTGCGCCGCCGCCGAGGCCCGCGGCCGCGCCGAGGTGGTGCTCGACGTCCACTGGTCGCGGTTCTCGACCGGCGCCGTGACGGTGCCGCGCGGGGTGCCGGTGCGGTTCGTGGTCCGCAACGCCGACCCGATCGCGCACGAGCTGATCGTCGGCGACCAGGGCGTGCAGGAACGCCACGAGCAGGGCACCGAACGCCACCACGGCGCCCGCCCGACCGAGGTCGACGTGCCGGCGGGGGAGACGGTGGAGACGACGATCACGTTCGACACGGCGGGCACGCAGTTCTTCGCCTGCCACCTGCCGGGGCACTACGCGTACGGCATGCGCGGGCTGATCCAGGTCACGCGTTAG
- a CDS encoding DUF2330 domain-containing protein — protein MRRVLAVAGMATALTVGVAGPAMACGGLIGPNGAVNLTRTTTFAGYHDGVEHYVTSFSFAGGGGAFGSLTPLPGVPTKVERGGDWTLQRLVRETTPLAVEDAATGAAFSAAAPKSAEVILQTKVDALDITVLKGGGAEVGQWATEHGFRLPPDAPEVLDFYAKRSPIFLAAAFDADAAKKRGQAIGDGTPVHITIPTQNPWVPLRILGLGKQGAERVDADVYLLTDRRPALLSTAEIGDGFGSNRTLTRVYDQKANALLLDDLRTDKTGSWVPTAGWLTKVRISGEASTLTGDLAIDATGAQRPSFVAAGYSVPEAVAAAPDTRRSSSTAPAVLLGLGLGVLLAIAAVGALRRSS, from the coding sequence ATGAGGCGAGTGCTGGCGGTGGCCGGGATGGCGACGGCGCTGACCGTGGGGGTGGCGGGGCCCGCGATGGCGTGCGGGGGGCTGATCGGCCCGAACGGCGCGGTCAACCTGACCCGCACGACGACGTTCGCCGGCTACCACGACGGGGTCGAGCACTACGTCACGTCGTTCTCGTTCGCGGGCGGGGGCGGCGCGTTCGGCTCGCTGACGCCGTTGCCGGGGGTGCCGACGAAGGTCGAGCGCGGCGGCGACTGGACGTTGCAGCGGCTGGTCCGCGAGACGACGCCGCTCGCGGTCGAGGACGCGGCGACCGGCGCGGCGTTCAGCGCGGCCGCGCCGAAGTCGGCGGAGGTGATCCTCCAGACGAAGGTCGACGCGCTCGACATCACCGTCCTCAAGGGCGGCGGCGCGGAGGTCGGGCAGTGGGCGACCGAGCACGGGTTCCGGCTGCCGCCGGACGCGCCGGAGGTCCTCGACTTCTACGCGAAGCGCAGCCCGATCTTCCTCGCCGCGGCGTTCGACGCCGACGCCGCGAAGAAGCGCGGCCAGGCCATCGGCGACGGCACGCCCGTCCACATCACCATCCCCACGCAGAACCCGTGGGTGCCGTTGCGGATCCTCGGCCTCGGCAAGCAGGGCGCCGAGCGGGTCGACGCCGACGTCTACCTGCTCACCGACCGCCGCCCGGCGCTGCTGTCGACGGCCGAGATCGGCGACGGCTTCGGCTCCAACCGCACGCTCACCCGCGTCTACGACCAGAAGGCCAACGCCCTGCTGCTCGACGACCTGCGCACCGACAAGACCGGCTCCTGGGTGCCGACCGCCGGCTGGCTGACGAAGGTCCGCATCTCCGGCGAGGCGTCCACCCTCACCGGCGACCTGGCGATCGACGCGACCGGCGCGCAACGCCCCTCGTTCGTCGCCGCCGGGTACAGCGTCCCGGAGGCGGTCGCCGCCGCGCCGGACACCCGCCGCTCCTCGTCCACCGCACCGGCCGTGCTGCTCGGGCTTGGGCTCGGCGTGCTGCTGGCGATCGCGGCGGTGGGCGCGCTGCGCCGGTCGTCGTGA
- a CDS encoding SDR family oxidoreductase: MPLTIVTGASRGIGAAVALRLAAGGHDLVLGHRTGTAEVEAVAERVRGLGRRCVAVAGDVTEPGDVDALFAAAFAPVTGLVANAGLTAHLGDLADTPVDVVRRVLDVNLLGVILCARRAAQVMGDGGAIVAVSSAAATLGSPHEYVHYAAAKAGVDAFVLGLAKELAPRGIRVNAVSPGLVRTGIHAGAGDPGRLERVVGRVPLGRAGEPDEVAPAVAWLLGPEASYITGAVLRVSGGL; the protein is encoded by the coding sequence GTGCCCCTCACGATCGTCACCGGAGCCAGCCGCGGCATCGGCGCGGCCGTCGCGCTGCGGCTCGCGGCCGGCGGCCACGACCTGGTGCTCGGCCACCGCACCGGCACCGCCGAGGTCGAGGCGGTCGCGGAGCGGGTGCGCGGCCTCGGGCGGCGCTGCGTCGCCGTCGCTGGGGACGTGACCGAGCCGGGCGACGTGGACGCGCTGTTCGCGGCGGCGTTCGCGCCGGTCACCGGCCTCGTCGCCAACGCCGGCCTCACCGCGCACCTCGGCGACCTCGCCGACACGCCCGTCGACGTCGTCCGGCGGGTGCTCGACGTGAACCTCCTCGGCGTGATCCTCTGCGCCCGCCGCGCCGCGCAGGTCATGGGCGACGGCGGCGCGATCGTCGCCGTCTCGTCGGCCGCCGCCACGCTCGGCTCGCCGCACGAGTACGTCCACTACGCCGCCGCCAAGGCCGGGGTGGACGCGTTCGTCCTGGGGCTGGCGAAGGAGCTCGCGCCGCGCGGCATCCGCGTCAACGCCGTCTCGCCCGGCCTGGTCCGCACCGGCATCCACGCCGGCGCCGGCGACCCGGGACGGCTGGAACGCGTCGTCGGGCGGGTGCCGTTGGGGCGGGCGGGCGAGCCGGACGAGGTCGCGCCCGCGGTGGCGTGGCTGCTCGGCCCGGAGGCGTCGTACATCACCGGCGCGGTGCTGCGCGTGTCGGGCGGGCTGTAG